A DNA window from Hordeum vulgare subsp. vulgare chromosome 1H, MorexV3_pseudomolecules_assembly, whole genome shotgun sequence contains the following coding sequences:
- the LOC123440459 gene encoding histone H3.2, with protein sequence MARTKQTARKSTGGKAPRKQLATKAARKSAPATGGVKKPHRFRPGTVALREIRKYQKSTELLIRKLPFQRLVREIAQDFKTDLRFQSSAVSALQEAAEAYLVGLFEDTNLCAIHAKRVTIMPKDIQLARRIRGERA encoded by the coding sequence ATGGCCCGCACGAAGCAGACGGCGAGGAAGTCCACCGGCGGCAAGGCCCCGCGGAAGCAGCTGGCCACCAAGGCGGCCCGCAAGTCCGCGCCGGCCACCGGCGGCGTGAAGAAGCCGCACCGCTTCCGCCCCGGCACCGTCGCGCTCCGGGAGATCCGCAAGTACCAGAAGAGCACGGAGCTGCTCATCCGCAAGCTCCCCTTCCAGCGCCTCGTGCGGGAGATCGCGCAGGACTTCAAGACCGACCTCCGCTTCCAGAGCTCCGCCGTCTCCGCGCTCCAGGAGGCCGCCGAGGCCTACCTCGTCGGCCTCTTCGAGGACACCAACCTCTGCGCCATCCACGCCAAGCGCGTCACCATCATGCCCAAGGACATCCAGCTCGCCCGCCGCATCCGTGGCGAGAGGGCCTAG
- the LOC123440449 gene encoding histone H2B.1-like, with product MAPKAEKKPAAKKPAEEEPTTEKAEKAPAAKKPKAEKRLPAGKTASKEGGEKKGRKKGKKSVETYKIYIFKVLKQVHPDIGISSKAMSIMNSFINDIFEKLAGEAAKLARYNKKPTITSREIQTSVRLVLPGELAKHAVSEGTKAVTKFTSS from the coding sequence ATGGCCCCCAAGGCGGAGAAGAAGCCGGCGGCGAAGAagcccgcggaggaggagccgaccACGGAGAAGGCCGAGAAGGCCCCGGCGGCGAAGAAGCCCAAGGCCGAGAAGCGTCTGCCGGCGGGCAAGACCGCCTCCAAGGAGGGCGGCGAGAAGAAGGGcaggaagaagggcaagaagagcGTGGAGACGTACAAGATCTACATCTTCAAGGTTCTCAAGCAGGTCCACCCCGACATCGGCATCTCCTCCAAGGCCATGTccatcatgaactccttcatcaacgacatcttcgaGAAGCTCGCCGGCGAGGCCGCCAAGCTCGCTCGCTACAACAAGAAGCCCACCATCACCTCCCGGGAGATCCAGACCTCCGTCCGCCTCGTCCTCCCCGGGGAGCTCGCCAAGCACGCCGTCTCCGAGGGCACCAAGGCCGTCACCAAGTTCACCTCCTCTTAG